The proteins below come from a single Cylindrospermopsis raciborskii Cr2010 genomic window:
- a CDS encoding branched-chain amino acid ABC transporter permease, whose protein sequence is MSEYLIFLAISTATFSLFALGLNLQWGFTGLISFGHIAFMTLGAYTTVILSLKGIPLFLSAVAGAIVAALLGLVIGFATLRLREDYLGIVTIGTGELIRLVFNNQDLPVGDRWISGAFGIQSYVIPLATTPNLLFRLLMIGVLTLLTSITLFSLWRWVKNTRKNNHRAEFTSHLVVAIILGLLSLAIYIAGVLGLYNYNPKAGLMLLVLLVLAFVFWRLEFLVQSPWGRVLKAIREDEEVPKALGKNVFSYKLQSLILGGAIAGIAGAFFAWQLSAIYPDNFQPQLTFDAWIMVILGGSGNNLGTILGAVIYFAYDALTREFLPKIVPLDAERIGAFRIMFIGFILMSLMIWRPQGILGKKEELTLGK, encoded by the coding sequence ATGAGTGAATACCTGATCTTCTTGGCTATTTCTACCGCTACTTTTTCTTTGTTTGCATTGGGACTTAATTTGCAGTGGGGTTTTACTGGTCTGATTAGTTTCGGTCACATTGCTTTTATGACTTTAGGTGCCTATACCACTGTTATTTTAAGTCTCAAGGGTATTCCTCTATTTTTATCTGCTGTTGCTGGAGCAATTGTGGCTGCTTTGTTGGGTCTGGTCATTGGTTTTGCTACTTTACGTCTGAGAGAAGATTATTTGGGCATTGTCACTATTGGTACTGGCGAGCTGATTCGGTTAGTTTTTAACAATCAAGATTTACCAGTGGGCGATCGCTGGATATCTGGAGCTTTTGGTATTCAAAGTTATGTGATTCCCCTAGCAACAACACCTAATTTATTGTTCCGATTACTGATGATTGGGGTGCTTACTTTACTTACAAGTATTACTTTATTTTCTCTGTGGCGCTGGGTAAAAAATACTCGCAAGAATAACCATAGAGCAGAATTTACTTCCCATTTGGTGGTAGCCATAATTTTGGGTTTGTTGTCATTAGCGATTTATATTGCTGGTGTGCTAGGACTTTACAACTATAATCCCAAAGCAGGGTTAATGTTACTGGTCTTATTAGTTCTAGCTTTTGTATTTTGGCGGTTAGAATTTTTAGTCCAATCTCCTTGGGGACGTGTTCTTAAAGCAATTCGAGAAGATGAAGAAGTACCTAAAGCTCTGGGTAAAAATGTTTTTTCCTACAAATTACAATCTTTAATCTTAGGTGGTGCGATCGCTGGAATTGCTGGTGCTTTTTTTGCTTGGCAACTGAGTGCTATTTATCCCGATAACTTTCAACCACAACTGACCTTTGATGCTTGGATTATGGTAATTTTAGGAGGGTCTGGCAATAATCTGGGGACAATTTTGGGAGCGGTAATTTATTTTGCCTATGATGCTCTAACCAGGGAATTTTTACCCAAAATAGTTCCTTTAGATGCGGAGCGTATTGGTGCTTTTCGGATTATGTTCATCGGTTTCATTCTTATGAGCTTAATGATTTGGCGACCTCAAGGTATTTTAGGAAAAAAGGAAGAACTAACTCTAGGAAAATAG
- a CDS encoding CRR6 family NdhI maturation factor, giving the protein MTISIQVGRDSINNLDLSPALKVIESILQKESIISQEQQLRFDIDYPRQDDDPREISEIPEIRLWFVRLDAQYPWLPFLLDWKSGELGRYTAMLVPHEFHKKEGIQYNPESLEIFLMHKIFILSNWLKQNQIPARFRLKSLAQMLGYELEDGFFEMIDS; this is encoded by the coding sequence ATGACAATCAGCATTCAGGTAGGTCGGGATTCTATCAATAACTTAGATTTATCACCCGCACTAAAAGTAATTGAATCAATTCTCCAAAAAGAGTCAATCATATCCCAGGAGCAGCAACTGCGCTTTGATATTGACTACCCAAGACAAGATGACGATCCCAGAGAAATCTCAGAAATTCCAGAGATCCGACTATGGTTTGTGCGATTAGATGCCCAATATCCATGGCTACCATTTTTGCTAGACTGGAAATCTGGCGAGCTAGGACGTTATACAGCCATGTTAGTACCTCACGAATTTCACAAGAAAGAAGGTATACAATATAACCCTGAATCTCTAGAAATTTTCTTGATGCACAAAATTTTTATTTTGAGTAACTGGTTAAAGCAGAATCAGATACCTGCCAGGTTCCGTTTAAAATCTCTAGCGCAAATGTTAGGTTATGAATTAGAAGATGGTTTTTTTGAAATGATTGATAGTTAA
- a CDS encoding HlyD family secretion protein, translated as MKFLYQYQRDSQSGIENGYDDPNFEHLHPVEVNEFLPQIHRLTSIGAGIMLTIFLVGIALTTILTYKTTVKVSGTIRPVGEIKLVESAISGEVQRILVQNHQVVRQGDSMAFVDDSQLQTQKKQLEDSIQKSQLQLLEIDSQLNEIRNQILDQTNLNEQTIFAAQSEFMGTQRNFDDQRIKGNAELLQAEIAFQFAKSQLQRLEKQGILKSTIQEAETALNLAIIQRNRLQAIASSGAIPASLLEEKQQAIKSARAKLESAKNNAQSLWDDKQQAFKTAQTNLYKARTTMNPSNSAVIIASQRIKQEQVRGEMTIAALNKELGNLLQQRLEIQKQLTRYRQDLLQTEINLQKTVIRAPITGTLLQLKLRNLGQVVQSGQAIAQIAPLNVPLEIKAYIPSQEINKVQVGQKIQMRVSACPYPDYGTLRGRVKNISPDVLPGNIITNNINNNITNSNGINGYEVTMQPETLYLGKGQNKCYLQPGMEGGADIISRQENVMQFILRKARLISN; from the coding sequence GTGAAATTTTTATACCAATATCAAAGAGATTCTCAATCTGGTATTGAGAATGGATATGATGATCCAAATTTTGAACATTTGCACCCGGTTGAAGTGAATGAGTTTCTCCCTCAAATTCATAGATTGACTAGTATTGGTGCGGGGATAATGTTGACTATTTTTTTGGTCGGGATAGCTCTAACAACTATACTGACTTATAAAACAACCGTTAAAGTAAGTGGTACTATTAGACCGGTGGGAGAAATCAAATTAGTTGAGTCAGCTATTTCTGGGGAAGTGCAAAGAATTTTAGTGCAAAATCATCAAGTAGTTCGTCAAGGAGATAGCATGGCTTTTGTTGATGATTCTCAATTACAAACCCAAAAGAAACAATTAGAAGACAGCATTCAAAAATCCCAATTACAACTGCTAGAAATTGACTCTCAGCTCAATGAAATTCGTAACCAAATTCTAGATCAGACTAATTTAAATGAGCAGACAATTTTTGCTGCACAATCGGAATTTATGGGAACTCAACGTAATTTTGATGATCAACGGATTAAGGGAAATGCAGAATTATTGCAAGCAGAAATTGCTTTTCAATTTGCCAAATCCCAACTACAACGACTAGAAAAACAGGGAATTCTCAAATCTACCATCCAAGAAGCAGAAACTGCTTTAAACCTCGCTATAATTCAAAGAAATAGACTACAAGCGATCGCCAGTTCTGGTGCTATTCCTGCGAGTCTTCTAGAAGAAAAACAACAGGCAATAAAATCTGCGCGAGCGAAATTAGAAAGTGCCAAGAATAATGCCCAAAGTCTGTGGGATGATAAACAACAGGCTTTCAAAACTGCCCAAACAAATCTATATAAAGCCAGAACAACTATGAATCCCAGTAATTCGGCTGTGATTATTGCATCACAACGCATAAAACAGGAACAAGTGAGGGGAGAAATGACTATTGCAGCTTTAAATAAAGAACTGGGCAACTTATTACAACAAAGGCTAGAAATACAAAAACAACTAACTCGTTACCGTCAGGATTTGCTGCAAACAGAAATTAACTTACAAAAAACTGTAATTCGTGCACCTATTACTGGAACACTGCTACAATTGAAACTTCGTAATCTTGGACAAGTGGTTCAATCTGGTCAAGCGATCGCCCAAATTGCTCCGCTCAATGTTCCGTTAGAAATTAAGGCTTATATACCGAGTCAGGAAATTAATAAAGTACAAGTGGGACAGAAAATTCAAATGCGAGTTTCTGCTTGTCCTTATCCAGATTATGGCACTCTCAGGGGTAGGGTTAAAAATATTTCTCCAGATGTTTTGCCTGGTAATATTATAACTAACAATATAAACAATAATATAACCAATAGTAATGGCATAAATGGATACGAAGTCACTATGCAACCAGAAACATTATACCTTGGTAAAGGACAAAATAAATGTTATCTACAACCAGGGATGGAAGGAGGTGCTGATATTATTTCCCGCCAAGAAAATGTGATGCAATTTATCCTCCGCAAAGCTAGACTAATTAGTAATTAG
- a CDS encoding glucose-6-phosphate isomerase, whose protein sequence is MDAKELWQRYQDWLYYHEGLGLYLDISRMRFDNTFVESLQSKFEQAFREMVDLEKGAIANPDENRMVGHYWLRNPDLAPNSQLRAEIVRTLEEIEVFADQVHTGAIHPPKENRFTDIISIGIGGSALGPQFVAEALAPDLPPLNIHFIDNSDPAGIDRVLSRVGDRLSSTLVLVISKSGGTPEPRNGMIEVKQAYSRRNLDFAQYAIAITSTGSNLDKVAKSENWLGTFPMYDWVGGRTSEMSAVGLVPAALQGINIRAMLDGAKQMDDATRIANIKNNPAALLALSWYFSGNGKGEKDMVVLPYKDSLLLFSRYLQQLVMESLGKEKDLDGKTVYQGIAVYGNKGSTDQHAYVQQLREGVPNFFATLIEVLEDRQGASSEIDPGVTAGDYLSGFLLGTRQALYENHRDSITVTIPQVNAQTVGALIALYERAVGLYASLVNVNAYHQPGVEAGKKAAAVILDLQNKVIKVLQSEKKGLTIGEIADKAGASEQVEPIYKILRHLHANNRGVVLTGDLSKPGTLTVSLT, encoded by the coding sequence ATGGATGCTAAGGAACTTTGGCAACGATACCAAGACTGGTTATATTACCACGAGGGATTAGGACTGTATCTAGATATCAGCCGAATGCGGTTTGATAACACTTTCGTGGAGTCATTACAGTCAAAATTTGAGCAAGCATTTAGGGAAATGGTAGACCTAGAAAAGGGAGCAATTGCCAATCCCGATGAAAATCGCATGGTGGGACATTACTGGTTGCGAAATCCCGATTTAGCACCCAATTCCCAACTGAGAGCAGAAATTGTCAGAACTTTAGAAGAAATCGAAGTTTTTGCAGATCAAGTGCACACTGGAGCCATACATCCTCCTAAAGAAAACCGCTTTACCGATATTATCTCCATTGGAATTGGAGGTTCAGCTTTAGGGCCACAATTTGTTGCAGAAGCACTTGCTCCTGACCTTCCCCCTCTTAACATTCACTTTATCGACAATAGTGACCCTGCAGGAATTGACCGAGTGCTTTCCCGCGTGGGAGATAGGTTAAGTAGCACCCTAGTATTAGTTATTTCTAAGTCTGGTGGTACACCTGAACCTCGCAATGGTATGATAGAGGTGAAACAGGCATACTCCCGTAGAAATTTAGACTTTGCCCAATATGCGATCGCCATTACTAGTACGGGTAGTAATCTGGATAAGGTTGCCAAATCAGAAAACTGGTTAGGAACCTTCCCCATGTATGATTGGGTAGGTGGAAGGACTTCAGAAATGTCCGCTGTGGGTTTAGTTCCAGCAGCATTGCAGGGTATTAATATTCGTGCTATGCTAGATGGTGCTAAACAGATGGATGATGCTACTCGCATTGCCAACATTAAAAATAATCCAGCAGCTTTATTAGCTTTGTCCTGGTATTTTTCTGGTAATGGTAAAGGTGAAAAGGACATGGTTGTCTTACCCTATAAAGACAGCTTGTTATTATTTAGCCGTTACTTACAGCAATTGGTAATGGAGTCTTTAGGCAAAGAGAAAGACCTAGATGGCAAGACTGTATATCAAGGTATTGCTGTGTATGGCAACAAAGGTTCAACAGACCAGCATGCTTATGTACAACAGTTAAGAGAAGGAGTGCCTAATTTTTTTGCCACCTTAATTGAGGTGTTGGAAGATCGTCAAGGTGCATCTTCGGAAATTGATCCTGGTGTAACTGCTGGTGATTACCTATCTGGGTTTTTATTAGGAACCCGTCAAGCACTTTATGAGAATCATCGGGATTCCATTACTGTGACAATTCCCCAGGTTAATGCTCAAACAGTAGGGGCATTAATTGCATTGTATGAGAGAGCTGTGGGTTTATATGCTAGTTTGGTAAATGTTAATGCTTATCATCAACCAGGCGTAGAAGCAGGGAAAAAAGCAGCAGCAGTAATACTGGACTTACAGAATAAGGTAATCAAGGTATTACAATCAGAAAAGAAAGGACTAACCATTGGGGAGATCGCTGATAAAGCGGGTGCTAGTGAGCAAGTAGAACCCATTTACAAAATTCTCCGTCATCTTCATGCTAATAATCGAGGTGTGGTTTTGACAGGTGACTTGAGTAAACCGGGAACTTTAACTGTTTCTTTGACTTAA
- a CDS encoding diacylglycerol/polyprenol kinase family protein: MDKQNLLGLLISYGYAMSLLIISEFLHRVFKIKQSITRKIVHISAGMWVFGILILFNSWQIGIIPFASFIMVNYLLYKYPLIHSLDRKNSSPGTVYFAISITILFALFWRPNEPTDQVTIALAGVMSMTWGDALAALIGEKFGQHKYQVGTSVRSWEGSAVMFFVTTMVIFLILLLIPGSLFSPLATPIDGWRAMLAAVTSATFATLLEGISPRGTDNLSVPLITAIVVWLIIGR; this comes from the coding sequence ATGGATAAGCAAAACCTCCTAGGATTATTAATCTCCTATGGCTATGCTATGAGCCTATTAATTATTAGTGAATTTCTGCATAGAGTATTTAAAATTAAACAAAGTATCACCCGCAAAATCGTTCACATATCTGCCGGTATGTGGGTATTTGGAATTTTGATTTTATTCAACAGTTGGCAAATAGGAATTATTCCCTTTGCTAGTTTTATAATGGTTAATTACCTATTGTATAAATATCCTCTGATTCATTCCCTAGATAGAAAAAATAGCTCCCCTGGTACAGTATATTTTGCCATTTCCATTACCATACTTTTTGCCCTATTCTGGAGACCCAATGAACCCACAGACCAGGTTACAATTGCACTAGCAGGGGTCATGTCTATGACCTGGGGAGATGCACTAGCAGCATTGATTGGGGAAAAATTTGGTCAGCACAAGTACCAGGTAGGAACCTCCGTTCGCTCCTGGGAAGGATCAGCTGTGATGTTTTTTGTCACCACAATGGTGATATTTCTGATATTACTACTAATTCCCGGTTCTTTATTTAGTCCATTAGCAACCCCCATAGATGGGTGGAGGGCAATGCTTGCTGCTGTGACCAGTGCCACTTTTGCTACCTTGCTAGAGGGGATTTCTCCCCGTGGCACGGATAACTTAAGCGTGCCCTTAATAACAGCTATAGTTGTATGGTTAATTATTGGTCGCTGA
- a CDS encoding Fur family transcriptional regulator, with protein MQKPVISTLGIHSLEDALERCQLLGLRISRQRRFILELLWESKEHLSAREIYDRLNRKGKEIGHTSVYQNLELLSSQGIIECIEHSHGRLYGSVTQAHSHVSCIDNHEVIDVHVELPLDLIRQVELQTGVRIKSYTINFFGMRDPKHGDSIDSVDYLHSFE; from the coding sequence ATGCAGAAACCTGTTATTTCTACACTGGGGATTCATTCCCTGGAAGATGCTTTAGAACGATGTCAACTTTTAGGCCTGCGAATTAGCCGTCAGCGTCGCTTTATATTAGAGTTACTTTGGGAATCTAAGGAACATCTCTCAGCTAGGGAGATTTATGATCGTCTGAATAGAAAAGGTAAGGAAATAGGTCATACGTCTGTTTATCAAAATTTGGAATTGCTCTCCAGTCAAGGGATTATTGAGTGTATTGAACATAGTCATGGCAGATTATATGGCAGTGTTACCCAAGCTCATAGTCATGTTAGCTGTATTGACAATCATGAAGTTATTGATGTACACGTGGAATTACCTTTGGACTTAATTCGCCAAGTTGAATTACAAACAGGCGTGAGAATAAAAAGTTATACCATTAACTTTTTTGGTATGCGTGATCCTAAACATGGTGATAGTATTGATAGTGTTGATTACTTACATTCCTTTGAGTGA
- a CDS encoding DUF3685 domain-containing protein has translation MSDRLLTFSHLGALLIDSDPIFRLGLRIALEASSSIKVVGDVSNDSAALQLLGDTASSQEQTDENENSQEPKKDHREINLIVLELGRNSQEAELGLQFCEQLKALYPHIPVLLLTAVSNSETLLTAKNLGVNGYCPKGISISLLVGIMEEIAKGGYYWWEKNPSKSLDSPLTRWTHKIHSSGISYITRDLTKITLRLRIPGIPLLERVILAGHRRELLAAGWLVHQLFGSSEPQPVPRNRGESESVPIASSPLQTKKALQSIIFTSCLDKLHSHLSNIGEVPLEIDILREEKKKELLYLILQKLSQRLDKLRDCQFEISQLSNLKKEILYDLWEGVVREFYGQIPQVNVGKSTIETVGFLLDNARGVETEILDKIPLVEELLSYLIWQTDLYVDNRLYSPGSESANYQILMILENLLIQIANGVLQPLINLLADVETVKQHFYDRHFISTREIERFRNNLSWKYWLTRHFGEPQAIFESRYELFVIAPRGIAKTSIYSPRNQQLANLSGIPLVVTLALEFRDAIAPRLQSLLSFVGNVIVFVLTKIVGRGLGLIARGVLQGLGSVNLGDKPGK, from the coding sequence ATGAGCGATCGCCTTTTGACTTTCTCACATCTGGGTGCGTTATTAATCGACTCAGATCCTATTTTTCGTCTGGGTTTAAGAATTGCTTTGGAAGCTTCATCTTCTATTAAAGTAGTAGGTGACGTTTCTAATGATAGTGCCGCGTTACAGTTATTAGGTGACACTGCTTCTAGTCAGGAACAGACTGATGAAAACGAAAATAGTCAAGAACCAAAAAAAGACCACAGAGAAATTAACCTAATAGTTTTAGAATTGGGTAGGAACTCTCAAGAAGCAGAGTTAGGGTTACAATTTTGTGAACAACTGAAAGCTCTATATCCCCATATACCAGTTCTATTGCTTACAGCTGTGTCCAATTCAGAAACTCTTTTGACAGCAAAAAATCTAGGTGTGAATGGCTATTGTCCCAAAGGTATATCAATTTCCCTATTAGTGGGGATTATGGAGGAAATTGCCAAGGGTGGTTATTATTGGTGGGAGAAAAATCCTAGTAAATCTCTAGATTCACCCTTGACCCGCTGGACACATAAAATCCACTCATCGGGAATTAGTTATATCACCCGAGATTTGACCAAGATTACGCTAAGACTAAGGATTCCTGGAATCCCATTATTGGAGCGAGTCATTTTAGCTGGACATAGGAGAGAACTGTTAGCTGCGGGTTGGTTAGTACATCAGTTATTTGGTTCATCGGAACCACAACCTGTTCCCAGGAATCGGGGTGAATCTGAGTCAGTACCAATAGCTAGCTCACCATTACAAACTAAAAAAGCTCTACAGTCAATAATATTTACGTCTTGCCTTGACAAGCTGCATTCTCATTTATCCAATATAGGGGAAGTGCCATTAGAAATTGATATCTTACGGGAAGAGAAAAAAAAGGAACTGCTTTATCTGATATTACAAAAATTATCTCAACGCCTAGATAAACTCCGAGATTGCCAATTTGAGATTTCCCAACTATCCAATTTAAAAAAGGAAATACTTTATGATTTATGGGAGGGAGTAGTGAGAGAGTTTTATGGTCAAATCCCCCAGGTAAATGTGGGTAAGAGTACCATAGAAACAGTGGGATTTTTATTAGATAATGCTAGGGGAGTAGAAACTGAAATCTTAGATAAAATTCCCCTGGTTGAAGAATTATTATCCTATCTAATTTGGCAAACGGACTTATATGTGGATAATAGGTTGTATTCTCCAGGTTCAGAGTCAGCCAATTATCAAATATTAATGATTTTAGAAAATCTATTGATTCAAATTGCCAATGGTGTATTGCAACCCCTAATTAACCTTTTAGCCGATGTGGAAACTGTCAAACAACATTTTTATGACCGTCATTTTATCTCCACACGAGAAATTGAAAGATTTAGAAACAACCTATCTTGGAAGTACTGGTTAACTCGCCATTTTGGTGAACCCCAGGCAATTTTTGAAAGTCGTTATGAACTGTTTGTCATTGCACCTCGTGGTATTGCTAAAACTTCTATTTATTCCCCCCGTAACCAGCAACTAGCTAACCTTTCTGGTATTCCCCTAGTAGTAACACTAGCACTGGAGTTTAGAGATGCGATCGCACCTCGGTTACAGTCTCTATTATCTTTTGTGGGTAATGTTATAGTGTTTGTTTTAACAAAAATAGTTGGTAGAGGTTTAGGATTAATTGCTCGTGGTGTGCTTCAGGGTCTTGGTAGTGTAAACTTAGGGGATAAACCCGGAAAATAA
- a CDS encoding glycosyltransferase family 9 protein produces MRVVALVPGSIADQILFFPTLDSLQRSYPNAWIDVIVEPRSKVAYQVNKCVHEVFLFDYKDRNSLADWSNLLGTIRDREYDVAITAGESWFVGLFLWLSGIPTRIGFQGSGSNFLTHVISPNTSQYIPHIYHDLLQPLGINTACPPLAINLLKPDVEWAKQQQKRLGIGETGYILIYGGYGDLSSDPDNIYPIDSWRQIIGECEQKQADLPILVVKEQGDDYFVPSLLESFPDIKAIPVPDIGKLAAIIGGASLMITVNGSPLQLAIAIQTYTIALLSSADSTKLMPVNYKFLAIKSPTGKTADIPPASVLKTIWGG; encoded by the coding sequence ATGCGAGTAGTAGCCCTTGTACCTGGTTCCATTGCCGATCAGATTCTTTTCTTTCCTACTTTAGATTCTCTACAGCGTTCTTATCCAAATGCCTGGATAGATGTGATTGTGGAACCTAGATCAAAGGTTGCTTACCAGGTGAACAAGTGTGTTCACGAGGTATTTCTCTTTGATTACAAAGACCGTAATAGTTTAGCAGATTGGAGCAACCTGTTGGGAACAATCCGCGACCGTGAGTATGACGTAGCTATTACTGCGGGAGAAAGTTGGTTTGTTGGTTTGTTTCTTTGGTTGAGTGGTATTCCTACCCGTATTGGCTTCCAGGGTAGTGGGTCCAATTTTCTTACCCATGTCATTTCTCCCAACACTTCCCAATACATACCTCATATCTACCATGATCTATTACAGCCTTTAGGCATTAACACAGCTTGTCCACCCCTAGCCATCAACTTGCTCAAACCAGATGTGGAGTGGGCTAAACAGCAACAAAAACGATTAGGTATTGGTGAAACAGGCTACATTTTGATTTATGGTGGTTATGGTGATTTATCTTCTGATCCCGACAATATCTACCCTATAGATAGTTGGCGGCAAATTATTGGAGAATGTGAGCAAAAACAGGCAGATTTGCCCATCTTAGTGGTTAAGGAACAGGGTGATGACTATTTTGTCCCTTCTTTATTAGAATCTTTCCCTGACATTAAGGCTATTCCCGTTCCCGACATTGGTAAATTGGCTGCTATTATTGGTGGTGCCAGTTTAATGATTACTGTTAATGGTTCTCCTTTACAATTAGCCATAGCTATACAAACCTATACTATTGCCTTACTAAGCTCTGCGGATTCAACTAAGTTAATGCCCGTTAATTACAAGTTCTTAGCTATTAAATCCCCCACAGGTAAAACAGCTGATATTCCACCAGCAAGTGTTTTAAAAACAATTTGGGGGGGTTAG
- a CDS encoding peptidase domain-containing ABC transporter yields MFNPFQPRKKYECVLQASEEDCGAACLASICKYYGRFLTINKSREAVGTGQLGTTLLGLKRGSDSLGFNSRAVKAAPQILDTITEIPLPAIIHWRGHHWVILYGTRGKKYVIADPAVGIRYIERQELLAAWNGVTLLLEPDPEQFSSQSQEQPHGGLLRFFLRILPYRGLLAQVIIINIILGVLALGTPVLIQLLTDDVLVRGDLQLLSVVVCAVVVMTIFSSSLQLIQSTMIAHFGQRLQLGLVLDFGRKLLQLPLTYYESRRSGEITSRLSDINEINQLVSQLVILLPSQFFVALISLGLMLFYSWQLTIAVIIFAAVMTVVALPFLPILQQKTRSLLVLGAENQGVLVETFKGAQVVKTTNAAPQFWDEFQSRFGRFANLNFSTIQLDIINSTIAKLLSSLGGVILLGLGSILVINHQLSIGQMLAFNTLQINVLALIVFLVGLVDEYFRSQTAISRLLEVIDATPEVVGGGQKPIAQIAGDADIFFSHLTFHHLGRVDLLDDFSLKLPGGKIIAVIGKSGCGKSTLAKLLAGLYQPSSGNIRIGVFNIHDLALDCLRQQVVYVPQEPHFWSRSILENFRLGIPNLSFDQIVQACEIADADGFISQLPHKYQTVLGEFGANLSGGQRQRLAIARGILNNPPVLILDEATAGLDPVSETHVLDRLLAFRKGKTTILITHRPSVMHRADWIVLLEQGKIQLQGSLETFTAQPGEHLHFLTI; encoded by the coding sequence ATGTTTAATCCATTCCAACCTAGAAAAAAATACGAATGTGTTTTACAAGCAAGTGAAGAAGACTGCGGAGCAGCTTGTCTAGCTTCCATCTGCAAATATTACGGGAGATTTCTCACCATTAATAAAAGTCGAGAAGCAGTAGGAACGGGACAATTAGGAACAACATTATTGGGCTTAAAACGTGGATCGGATAGTTTAGGATTCAATTCCAGAGCGGTTAAAGCAGCACCGCAAATTTTAGACACAATCACAGAAATTCCCTTACCAGCTATTATTCATTGGCGAGGTCATCATTGGGTCATTCTCTATGGTACTAGGGGCAAAAAATATGTCATTGCTGATCCAGCTGTAGGTATTCGCTATATTGAACGCCAAGAATTATTAGCAGCTTGGAATGGAGTAACTCTATTATTAGAACCTGACCCAGAACAGTTTTCTAGCCAATCTCAAGAGCAACCTCATGGTGGTTTGTTACGCTTTTTCTTGAGGATTCTACCCTATCGTGGACTACTAGCACAAGTTATTATTATCAATATTATTCTGGGTGTGTTAGCTTTAGGAACTCCAGTTCTCATTCAATTATTAACCGATGATGTTTTAGTCAGGGGTGACCTACAACTACTCTCAGTAGTAGTGTGTGCTGTGGTCGTGATGACCATATTTAGTAGCAGTTTACAACTAATACAATCTACTATGATTGCCCATTTTGGGCAAAGATTACAATTGGGATTGGTCTTGGATTTTGGTCGTAAATTGTTGCAATTGCCTTTAACTTATTATGAGTCCCGTCGTAGTGGTGAAATTACCAGTCGCTTGAGTGATATTAACGAAATTAATCAGTTGGTTTCTCAACTTGTCATTCTTTTGCCTAGCCAATTTTTTGTGGCACTTATTTCCTTAGGACTAATGCTATTTTATAGCTGGCAATTAACCATAGCAGTTATAATTTTCGCCGCTGTTATGACTGTGGTTGCTCTACCATTTTTGCCCATACTGCAACAAAAAACTCGTAGTCTCTTGGTTTTAGGAGCAGAAAATCAAGGAGTATTAGTGGAAACCTTTAAAGGAGCTCAGGTTGTAAAAACAACCAATGCTGCACCCCAATTTTGGGATGAGTTCCAAAGTCGTTTTGGTCGATTCGCCAATCTGAATTTTAGCACCATTCAACTGGATATTATTAATAGCACTATCGCCAAACTTCTTTCTAGTTTAGGTGGTGTTATTTTATTAGGTTTGGGCAGTATATTGGTGATTAACCATCAATTGAGTATTGGACAAATGCTGGCGTTTAATACCCTACAAATTAATGTTTTGGCTTTAATTGTATTTCTGGTGGGACTGGTGGATGAATATTTTCGTTCACAAACCGCAATCTCCCGATTATTAGAAGTAATTGATGCTACGCCAGAAGTAGTGGGCGGTGGACAAAAACCAATTGCTCAAATTGCTGGTGATGCGGATATTTTTTTTTCTCACTTGACATTTCACCATCTGGGAAGGGTAGATCTATTAGATGATTTTTCTCTCAAACTTCCCGGTGGTAAGATTATTGCTGTCATTGGTAAATCAGGTTGTGGTAAAAGTACCCTGGCAAAACTTTTAGCTGGGTTATATCAACCCAGTTCAGGAAACATCCGAATTGGAGTTTTTAATATTCATGATCTCGCCCTTGATTGTTTACGCCAACAGGTAGTTTATGTACCTCAAGAACCCCATTTCTGGAGTCGTTCAATTTTAGAAAACTTTAGATTGGGTATACCTAATCTTTCTTTTGATCAGATAGTTCAAGCTTGTGAAATTGCTGATGCTGACGGTTTTATCAGTCAACTACCTCATAAGTATCAAACCGTTTTGGGAGAGTTTGGAGCTAATCTTTCCGGTGGACAAAGACAACGATTGGCGATCGCTCGAGGAATACTCAATAACCCTCCGGTTCTCATATTAGATGAAGCTACTGCTGGATTAGACCCTGTCAGCGAAACCCATGTTCTAGACCGACTATTGGCATTTCGCAAGGGAAAAACCACAATTTTAATTACCCATCGTCCCAGCGTGATGCACCGCGCTGATTGGATTGTCTTATTAGAACAAGGGAAAATTCAATTACAAGGTAGTTTAGAAACTTTTACCGCTCAACCTGGGGAGCATTTGCACTTTCTCACTATTTAG